In Symmachiella dynata, the following are encoded in one genomic region:
- a CDS encoding RNA polymerase sigma factor, translating to MSNATKTKSKAGENSAIRDPDVRLMLRVKGGDEAAFTELVANYQSRLVSVFYNMLGNRETAEDLAQECFLRIYQARNGYEPTAKFSTWLYRIANNLASNTRRSFSRRKEVSLSANNSGSMESTPREQMVPDKSALMPTRQVDSRESCDVVRSALATLGERQRLAVLLHKFEEMSYADIGEAMDLSPAAVKSLLSRARDNLRESLAAHVRPIS from the coding sequence TTGAGTAACGCAACGAAAACGAAATCGAAAGCCGGCGAAAATTCGGCGATTCGCGATCCTGACGTGCGGCTGATGCTGCGGGTCAAGGGAGGGGATGAAGCTGCGTTTACGGAGTTGGTCGCAAATTATCAGTCGCGGCTGGTGAGTGTCTTCTACAACATGTTGGGAAATCGGGAGACGGCCGAAGATTTGGCACAGGAGTGTTTTTTGCGGATCTATCAAGCGCGCAATGGGTACGAACCGACGGCGAAATTTTCGACGTGGCTGTACCGGATCGCCAACAATTTGGCGAGTAACACGCGTCGTAGTTTTAGCCGCCGCAAAGAAGTCTCACTGAGTGCAAACAATTCGGGATCGATGGAGTCGACGCCGCGCGAACAGATGGTTCCGGACAAATCGGCGTTGATGCCCACGCGGCAAGTCGATAGCCGCGAGTCCTGTGATGTCGTTCGCAGCGCCCTGGCCACCTTGGGCGAACGGCAACGTTTGGCGGTCCTGCTGCATAAATTCGAAGAGATGAGTTACGCCGATATCGGTGAAGCCATGGATTTAAGCCCCGCGGCAGTGAAGTCGCTTTTGTCGCGAGCGCGGGACAATCTTCGTGAATCACTGGCAGCGCATGTGCGGCCAATCAGTTGA
- a CDS encoding anti-sigma factor family protein — translation MGKATRLTVEQRANLVAYLDGELDEAETRSIEETLAGSPAARRDIEMLSRAWDLLDHLPRVDPGEEFTQRTVSRLRAVEVDKAQTSAQWRIWLRRGLVSAIWLGVLTVAVVGGVYAAVYTIPSEGQRKIQDFPVVEQLDQYEAVGSLEFLEELKKNHLFDEGNNGDASDSENAATGAR, via the coding sequence ATGGGAAAAGCCACCCGATTAACTGTTGAGCAACGCGCCAATTTGGTCGCCTATTTGGACGGCGAATTGGACGAAGCCGAAACGCGCTCGATCGAAGAGACGCTCGCGGGCAGTCCCGCTGCGCGGCGCGACATCGAGATGCTATCGCGCGCCTGGGACCTGCTGGACCATCTGCCCCGCGTTGATCCCGGTGAAGAATTCACACAACGGACCGTTTCACGTCTACGCGCCGTGGAGGTCGACAAAGCACAAACCTCGGCACAATGGCGCATCTGGCTGCGGCGGGGATTGGTCTCGGCGATTTGGCTGGGAGTTCTCACAGTCGCTGTGGTCGGCGGCGTCTATGCCGCTGTGTATACCATTCCCAGTGAAGGCCAACGCAAGATTCAAGATTTTCCCGTTGTGGAACAACTGGATCAATACGAAGCGGTTGGCAGTTTGGAATTCCTCGAAGAACTGAAAAAAAACCATCTGTTCGATGAGGGGAACAATGGCGATGCTTCTGATTCCGAAAACGCGGCAACGGGTGCAAGATGA
- a CDS encoding AAA family ATPase: MELAQIASLFEKAVAEIGKVVVGQEELVEATLVALFCEGNVLIEGVPGLGKTLFVNTLSRALTCDFGRIQFTPDLMPSDLTGHSIYNAQEQQFTFNPGPIFTNLLLADEINRAPAKTQSALLEAMQERQVTVDGKSYPLARPYITIATQNPLEQEGTYPLPEAQLDRFMFKLLIDYPVIEQERRILTHYAEGRDNRDLTQFDLQPVMTGDDVVAIQEAIVKIIIEPSIVNYISDVIAKTRAWHTISVGASPRAGVHILLAARAMAACRGRDFVVPDDVKELAPWVLRHRLRLRPDAEIEGVLADDVIREVLDTVEAPRQ, encoded by the coding sequence ATGGAACTGGCACAGATTGCAAGCCTCTTTGAAAAAGCCGTTGCCGAAATCGGTAAGGTGGTCGTGGGGCAAGAGGAATTGGTCGAAGCGACGCTCGTGGCGCTGTTTTGCGAAGGGAACGTTCTCATTGAAGGCGTGCCGGGATTGGGCAAGACGCTATTCGTCAATACGCTCAGCCGCGCGCTGACCTGCGACTTTGGCCGCATCCAATTCACCCCGGATCTGATGCCCTCGGATTTGACGGGGCATTCGATCTATAACGCGCAGGAACAACAATTCACGTTCAACCCCGGCCCGATTTTTACCAATCTGCTGCTGGCTGATGAAATCAACCGCGCGCCGGCCAAGACGCAGTCGGCATTGCTCGAAGCGATGCAGGAACGGCAAGTCACCGTCGACGGTAAGTCCTATCCACTCGCGCGTCCTTACATCACGATCGCCACGCAAAACCCATTGGAACAAGAAGGAACCTATCCGCTGCCCGAAGCGCAGTTGGACCGGTTTATGTTCAAGCTGCTCATCGATTATCCCGTAATCGAGCAAGAACGGCGAATCTTAACGCACTATGCCGAAGGCCGCGATAATCGCGATCTCACGCAATTCGACCTACAGCCCGTGATGACGGGCGATGACGTGGTGGCGATTCAAGAGGCGATTGTCAAAATCATCATCGAGCCATCAATCGTCAATTACATCAGCGACGTGATCGCCAAGACCCGCGCGTGGCATACGATATCGGTCGGGGCCAGTCCGCGGGCCGGTGTGCATATTTTATTAGCCGCCCGCGCGATGGCGGCCTGCCGTGGTCGCGATTTTGTTGTTCCCGACGATGTCAAAGAACTTGCCCCTTGGGTGTTGCGGCACCGGTTGCGGTTGCGGCCCGATGCGGAGATCGAAGGCGTGCTGGCTGACGATGTGATTCGCGAAGTGCTCGATACCGTGGAGGCGCCCCGCCAATGA
- a CDS encoding DUF58 domain-containing protein, whose product MTPRRLMMWLFVAAGIPLVAGVFIPFIGPVGAVLSLLIIAVAIADLAISPTPTLVDVQREVGDVMSIGARNAVKIWFTNRNGGPITIEFDDEPPAPCDTEGLPFEIELPPGRARYRVYHTRPHHRGTNRFGKVYLRSRSNLLLWSLHHELEIDSAVRIYPDIQAVHAMELLARRNRVSELGLRMSRLMGRGSEFERLREFRREDEYRQIDWKATAKHQKLISREYTIERNQNILILLDAGRSMCNEVDGITHLDRGLNAAIILSYIALRQGDYVGLMAFSNKIDRFVRPMRGAGSVQTLIRSVYDLEPQYEASDYDLMVEEVRRRFRKRSLVILISHALDELHLTTISTHMRQLRAPHLVLGAFLRNVPLHERLNTVPETDVEAFQVAAAAEMVSAQTTQIAELQEHGQYAVDSLPEDLSADLISQYLEIKARHLL is encoded by the coding sequence ATGACGCCCCGCCGACTGATGATGTGGCTGTTTGTTGCTGCGGGAATTCCGTTGGTCGCCGGGGTGTTCATTCCCTTCATCGGTCCTGTCGGCGCGGTGCTGAGTTTATTGATCATCGCGGTGGCTATCGCCGATTTAGCAATTTCTCCCACGCCAACACTGGTTGACGTCCAACGTGAAGTGGGGGATGTCATGAGTATCGGTGCGCGGAACGCCGTTAAAATCTGGTTCACAAACCGCAACGGCGGACCGATCACGATTGAGTTCGACGACGAACCTCCCGCTCCTTGTGACACTGAAGGTCTGCCGTTTGAAATCGAATTGCCCCCCGGCCGCGCGCGGTATCGCGTCTATCACACGCGGCCGCACCATCGTGGGACTAATCGATTCGGCAAGGTCTACCTCCGCTCGCGCAGCAATTTGTTGTTGTGGTCTTTGCACCACGAGTTGGAGATCGATTCGGCCGTCCGCATTTATCCCGACATCCAAGCCGTGCACGCCATGGAGTTGCTCGCGCGGCGAAACCGCGTTTCGGAATTAGGGCTGCGCATGTCCCGTTTGATGGGACGGGGCAGCGAATTCGAGCGACTCCGCGAATTTCGCCGCGAAGACGAATACCGGCAAATCGATTGGAAAGCGACGGCCAAGCATCAGAAGTTAATCAGCCGCGAATACACTATCGAACGCAATCAGAACATTTTGATTCTGCTCGATGCGGGACGCTCGATGTGTAACGAGGTCGACGGCATTACGCATTTGGATCGCGGATTGAATGCGGCGATTATTCTTAGTTATATCGCGCTGCGACAAGGGGACTATGTGGGGCTGATGGCGTTTTCGAACAAGATCGACCGCTTCGTCCGTCCCATGCGTGGCGCCGGTTCGGTGCAAACATTGATTCGCAGCGTCTACGATCTCGAGCCACAATACGAGGCGTCGGATTACGATTTGATGGTCGAGGAAGTGCGACGACGGTTTCGCAAGCGGTCGCTGGTGATTCTGATTTCACACGCCCTGGACGAATTGCACCTCACGACCATCAGCACGCACATGCGACAACTCCGCGCGCCGCATCTGGTGCTGGGGGCTTTTTTGCGAAACGTCCCGCTGCACGAACGGCTGAACACCGTGCCGGAAACCGACGTCGAAGCCTTCCAAGTCGCCGCCGCTGCCGAAATGGTCTCAGCCCAAACGACACAAATCGCTGAACTGCAAGAACATGGCCAATACGCGGTCGATTCCCTACCGGAAGACCTCTCAGCCGATTTGATCAGCCAGTACCTGGAGATCAAAGCGCGGCATTTGTTGTGA
- a CDS encoding Fic family protein — protein MDITVLDAKQFSKKSPGRVVRVTTTWGGDHAFIPDPLPPNWEFPAALWPLLSDVKQQIGILEGLGRNLPNPGILLRPISDREAIRSSRLEGTFASPKELVLFELQPRESKSEDDPANHQREVFNYRKALDHGTNSELPISLRLMRELHQILLTGVRGRDRAPGEFRRIQVGIGGGRFIPPPAEQVTPCLGLLESYIHTESTSFDPLVECFLAHYQFETIHPFIDGNGRVGRLLLAIMMQQNCKLSMPWLYLSEFFEQHRDEYMSCLFNISVKGSWTEWIEYCLRGTLWQTQETIRRCENLRAIREEYLKRITSGGGSARLVQIVEDIFISPFIRVVDLPERLGVSYPTAGTDLQRLVDAGILEELPNERPKLYYAPEVFRISYDTLDGD, from the coding sequence TTGGACATTACCGTTTTGGACGCTAAGCAATTCTCTAAGAAATCACCGGGGCGTGTTGTTCGGGTCACCACGACCTGGGGGGGCGACCATGCGTTTATCCCTGACCCTCTCCCTCCAAATTGGGAGTTTCCCGCAGCGCTTTGGCCGTTGTTGTCTGACGTCAAACAGCAAATTGGAATTCTCGAAGGACTCGGCCGAAATCTTCCCAATCCCGGCATCTTGTTAAGGCCCATTTCCGATCGTGAAGCCATTCGCTCTTCGCGGCTGGAAGGGACGTTTGCTTCCCCGAAGGAATTGGTGCTCTTTGAGCTGCAGCCACGGGAGTCAAAATCTGAGGATGACCCAGCAAACCACCAACGCGAAGTTTTCAATTATAGAAAGGCTCTGGATCACGGCACAAACAGCGAATTGCCGATTTCCTTGCGGCTTATGCGGGAGCTTCATCAGATTCTGCTGACGGGTGTCCGTGGCCGGGATCGAGCACCGGGAGAATTTCGTCGCATCCAAGTGGGGATTGGAGGCGGTCGTTTCATTCCGCCTCCGGCCGAACAAGTGACACCCTGTCTTGGCCTATTGGAATCCTACATACATACCGAGTCGACTTCTTTTGATCCGCTCGTCGAATGTTTTCTCGCCCATTACCAATTTGAAACAATTCACCCGTTCATCGATGGAAACGGCCGCGTGGGACGATTGCTGCTGGCCATTATGATGCAGCAAAATTGTAAGCTTTCGATGCCTTGGTTGTACTTGAGTGAGTTTTTTGAGCAGCACCGGGACGAGTACATGAGTTGTCTGTTCAATATTTCCGTCAAGGGAAGTTGGACGGAGTGGATCGAGTATTGTCTGCGGGGGACGCTCTGGCAAACACAGGAAACGATACGTAGATGCGAAAACTTAAGGGCCATTCGTGAGGAATATTTGAAACGCATCACAAGCGGTGGGGGATCAGCGCGATTGGTGCAGATCGTAGAAGACATTTTTATCTCACCGTTTATTCGTGTCGTCGATCTACCAGAGCGACTGGGAGTTTCCTATCCAACCGCTGGAACAGATCTTCAACGTTTGGTCGATGCGGGAATTCTTGAAGAGCTACCCAATGAACGTCCCAAATTGTACTACGCACCTGAAGTGTTCAGGATCAGTTACGATACTCTTGACGGCGACTGA
- a CDS encoding sulfatase, which translates to MPNPVSRRSFLQQSAVTTGALAAVGELSAADQKPSRRPNVLFIMTDQQRYDCVAANGNGIIKTPHLDALAAQSANFSRAFVQAPVCVPARASFFTGRYAHAHRNRVNYTPIDRRTVLLPARLREAGFQTALIGKLHLFYYHPPSSENAQKTGFDIVELHDGTHRTDRWSDYARWRNKHDPRRDVYYRELAKDVPDLAANLKPGTNPYRSAIDEQYTDTTWTGDRTRAALRQMAKVEQPFFLYSSFWKPHSPFEVPVPFDSLYNDVDFELPRPESLETIEQLPLPLQKLILRGNKPPYDMDRATLNWIYRSYYASITHIDREVGRILQTLKETGQAENTIVVFASDHGDQLLEHGLMGKNVFFEASVRVPLMLRLPGRIQPGQYDELVETIDVLPTLMELCGLPIPEDCHGRSLSPLIADTTGDYAPRDAVHSENIIPEVITGGSMDFEFVPGQGIKGIRHPDAKMVRTDRWKYNYYPEGFAELYDLKNDPHEQHNLANDPARAATVAELKGRILDWLITATETDQIAKKWMV; encoded by the coding sequence ATGCCTAACCCCGTCTCACGTCGCTCATTCCTCCAGCAATCGGCTGTGACCACTGGTGCGTTGGCGGCGGTGGGGGAGTTGTCGGCGGCTGATCAGAAACCGTCGCGGCGGCCGAATGTGCTGTTTATCATGACGGATCAACAGCGCTACGATTGTGTTGCTGCCAACGGCAACGGCATTATCAAAACGCCGCATCTGGATGCTCTGGCAGCTCAGTCGGCGAATTTTTCCCGTGCGTTTGTGCAAGCCCCGGTTTGTGTTCCCGCGCGGGCTTCGTTTTTTACTGGCCGTTATGCGCATGCCCATCGCAATCGCGTGAACTACACACCGATCGATCGCCGTACTGTTCTGCTGCCGGCGCGGCTGCGCGAAGCGGGGTTTCAAACGGCGCTGATCGGTAAGCTGCATCTGTTTTATTACCACCCACCGTCGTCCGAAAATGCACAAAAAACCGGCTTTGATATCGTGGAACTGCACGACGGGACGCACCGCACGGATCGTTGGTCGGACTATGCCCGTTGGCGGAACAAACACGATCCGCGCCGCGATGTCTATTATCGTGAACTCGCCAAGGACGTTCCTGACTTAGCCGCCAACCTGAAACCGGGCACCAATCCCTATCGCTCGGCCATTGACGAACAATACACCGACACGACCTGGACCGGTGACCGCACACGGGCGGCATTGCGGCAAATGGCGAAAGTAGAGCAACCGTTCTTTTTGTATTCCTCTTTTTGGAAGCCGCACTCTCCCTTCGAAGTGCCGGTTCCGTTTGACAGCCTGTATAACGACGTCGATTTTGAATTGCCCCGGCCAGAATCGTTGGAAACTATCGAGCAACTGCCGTTGCCGCTGCAAAAACTGATTCTACGCGGCAACAAACCTCCGTATGACATGGACCGCGCGACGTTGAATTGGATTTATCGCAGCTATTACGCATCGATTACACACATCGACCGCGAGGTAGGACGGATTTTGCAGACGTTAAAAGAGACCGGGCAGGCGGAGAACACGATCGTCGTTTTCGCCTCGGATCATGGCGACCAATTGCTCGAACATGGCTTGATGGGCAAGAACGTCTTTTTCGAGGCCTCGGTCCGCGTGCCCTTGATGTTGCGTCTACCGGGACGCATTCAGCCGGGGCAATACGACGAGTTGGTGGAAACTATCGATGTGCTTCCCACGCTCATGGAATTGTGCGGCTTGCCGATTCCCGAAGATTGCCACGGACGTAGTCTCTCGCCGTTAATCGCCGACACAACGGGGGATTATGCGCCGCGAGATGCGGTGCATAGCGAGAACATTATTCCTGAAGTAATCACCGGCGGAAGCATGGATTTCGAGTTCGTGCCGGGGCAGGGGATCAAAGGTATCCGCCATCCCGACGCCAAGATGGTCCGCACCGACCGCTGGAAGTACAACTACTATCCCGAAGGGTTCGCTGAATTGTATGATCTGAAAAACGACCCGCACGAACAACACAACCTCGCCAACGACCCGGCCCGCGCAGCAACCGTCGCGGAACTCAAGGGCCGCATTCTCGATTGGTTGATCACCGCGACCGAAACCGATCAGATCGCGAAAAAGTGGATGGTCTAA
- a CDS encoding SMR family transporter → MPFDVFLQVLLAAVFHAAWNFGARRVSGNVGVIWFGQFVGSLICLPFAIARMSAETSLLDLAWICLPTGILHAVYFWMLAQAYRHGDISLVYPIARGTGVAGTAVLAFFLLGEQLSLTGFSGILTICAGILLLGLSGKNVQANNRGIVMALCTGAAIAGYSLVDKRAVGQINPVVYGVGLWLISAVLFAPAALWKYPNEVRDALKNKKRYILLVGSGSVGTYLVILFAFQRANVSYVAAVREFAVVIGAALGFIVLKERFTAAKAWGIAAIVLGLVLVKAA, encoded by the coding sequence GTGCCGTTTGATGTCTTCCTGCAAGTCCTGTTGGCTGCTGTGTTTCATGCTGCTTGGAATTTTGGCGCGCGGCGTGTCTCGGGCAATGTGGGTGTGATATGGTTTGGGCAGTTCGTTGGGAGTTTGATTTGCCTGCCGTTTGCGATCGCGCGAATGTCCGCGGAGACGTCTCTGCTCGATTTAGCGTGGATTTGCCTCCCGACCGGGATCCTGCATGCGGTCTATTTTTGGATGCTGGCACAGGCCTACCGGCATGGCGACATTTCATTGGTCTATCCCATTGCGCGAGGGACCGGCGTTGCGGGGACAGCCGTATTGGCCTTTTTTTTGCTGGGTGAACAATTATCGCTGACCGGGTTTTCCGGAATTCTCACTATCTGTGCGGGGATTCTGCTATTGGGACTTTCCGGGAAAAACGTGCAGGCTAATAATCGCGGAATCGTGATGGCGCTCTGCACCGGCGCCGCCATTGCCGGGTATTCCCTTGTCGACAAACGGGCGGTGGGACAAATCAATCCCGTGGTGTATGGCGTGGGGCTGTGGTTAATTTCCGCGGTGCTGTTCGCCCCGGCTGCTTTGTGGAAATATCCCAACGAAGTTCGCGACGCGCTGAAGAACAAAAAACGCTACATCCTGCTGGTCGGCAGCGGATCGGTCGGTACCTATTTAGTGATCTTGTTCGCCTTTCAACGAGCCAATGTCAGCTATGTGGCCGCCGTGCGGGAGTTCGCTGTGGTCATTGGAGCAGCGCTGGGTTTTATCGTTTTGAAGGAACGCTTCACCGCCGCCAAGGCGTGGGGGATTGCTGCGATCGTGTTGGGTTTGGTGTTGGTCAAAGCGGCTTGA
- a CDS encoding NF038122 family metalloprotease, with product MSLWSLLSTSWVRSQRFVGQDSRTAKQQRSRQKFSTSRGQIRLGLETLEDRTLLSASLIDSDDVIIQSTTYGDFRTTYEEISIDTFAVANPLATTIIVQAPGGVTFNLISDPGMDQRAIDGFVDAALLWSQIFTDDVTINLDIGFSVLAPNVLGQASSSSISTSYSDFYMALDGDRTTLEDDAAVASLSTGSTFDMLLNHVSNSPETDLATPFVDDDGDANNSTIDINTATAKAIGLLAANDSAVDASITFSSEFSWDFDQRDGINSNQLDFVGVAAHEIGHALGFVSGVDALDYNPDDFMDDEFIYVAPLDLFRYSTESAAEGSGIIDWTADTRFKYFSLDNGQTSLALFSTGTFLGDGWQASHWKDDLGIGIMDPTAEPPGGLMTISDLDILAFDVIGWNINKPPALTSIATLPGGVEDTPLTITYDDLFAASDASDPEGDPISFFIDSVAFGGTLTKNGSLAIPGTTLSAGESLEWTPPANANGDALLAFTVRAQDLQLAVSTPSIAVRVDVAAVNDAPVADIGDDYVLGDRAMIQLDASGSSDVEQSAGSLTYLWDFDNDGQYDDAVGVRPDFSAAYLNGNSNAVVRVKVVDNEGAYDTDVVRVYGEDTAVLRIRGDYDGVVGQRRVISLKLYGPTVTDQQYTYTVDWGDGSKQRVVTGISGLSISKIYNKTGTYTITATAVSNETGLNTSYARNIRIGTVQQQGDDFAVTGTNARDEFRVVTLAGTDRVEIFRNRISLGVHTVPGTIYAIGMGGDDWFRGDRGTYDVYFDGGSGNNVSYTYYGDDTILGRDGNDRVYDYGGDNQVSVGNGNNFVKTNVGDDYVMTGYGDDRIIDFGGNNEIYAGDGDNAIDTRKGNDLIVTGSGQDEVNDLGGNNYIEVGNGSNVVSAGIGSDTILGGDQDDSFRDDGGLNYIFTFAGNDFIVAFGTSYVNSGLGSDFVFASNVLDDEDDLFDLLARAR from the coding sequence ATGTCGCTTTGGTCCTTACTCTCTACGTCCTGGGTGCGTTCACAACGTTTTGTGGGTCAAGATTCGCGTACTGCCAAGCAGCAGCGCAGTCGGCAAAAATTCAGCACGAGCCGCGGGCAGATACGGCTGGGGTTGGAAACGCTGGAAGACCGCACGCTGTTGAGTGCGAGTCTGATTGATTCTGATGACGTTATTATTCAGTCGACGACGTACGGCGATTTTAGGACCACGTACGAAGAGATCTCAATTGATACCTTCGCTGTGGCGAATCCACTGGCAACCACCATTATCGTGCAAGCGCCCGGCGGTGTGACATTTAATTTGATCTCCGATCCCGGCATGGACCAGCGTGCAATCGATGGATTTGTGGATGCAGCGCTGCTGTGGTCACAAATCTTCACCGATGACGTGACGATCAACCTGGATATCGGCTTCTCCGTGTTAGCCCCAAACGTTCTTGGCCAAGCAAGCTCATCATCAATTTCCACGAGCTACTCGGACTTTTACATGGCGCTCGACGGCGATCGTACGACCCTAGAGGACGACGCAGCTGTCGCTTCCCTCTCAACGGGCAGCACCTTTGACATGTTGCTCAATCATGTCAGCAACTCGCCAGAAACGGATCTGGCTACTCCGTTCGTTGACGACGACGGCGACGCAAATAACTCGACGATTGACATCAATACCGCAACCGCCAAAGCGATCGGCCTCCTTGCTGCCAACGATTCCGCTGTCGATGCGTCTATTACTTTCAGCTCGGAATTCAGTTGGGATTTCGATCAACGTGACGGAATTAACTCGAATCAACTCGACTTTGTGGGGGTGGCCGCACACGAAATTGGCCATGCTTTAGGGTTTGTGAGCGGCGTCGATGCTTTGGACTATAACCCTGATGATTTCATGGATGACGAATTCATTTATGTCGCGCCATTGGATCTATTTCGATATTCGACAGAAAGTGCAGCTGAGGGAAGCGGAATTATTGACTGGACGGCCGACACACGATTCAAGTATTTTTCTCTCGACAACGGACAGACGAGCCTAGCGTTGTTTTCTACTGGCACTTTTCTTGGCGACGGCTGGCAGGCGAGCCATTGGAAGGACGATCTTGGAATCGGGATCATGGATCCGACAGCGGAACCTCCCGGCGGATTGATGACGATTTCAGACTTGGATATCTTGGCTTTTGATGTCATCGGATGGAACATCAATAAACCGCCCGCGCTGACTTCCATTGCCACGCTCCCTGGTGGAGTCGAAGATACCCCGCTGACGATCACGTATGATGACTTGTTCGCAGCCTCGGATGCTTCGGATCCTGAAGGCGATCCCATTTCGTTTTTCATCGACTCGGTCGCATTCGGCGGAACACTCACTAAAAACGGTTCTTTGGCCATTCCCGGCACCACGCTTTCTGCTGGTGAGTCGCTGGAATGGACACCTCCGGCGAATGCGAATGGTGATGCACTTCTCGCGTTTACTGTTCGCGCACAAGACCTTCAGTTAGCAGTCTCAACACCGTCGATTGCCGTGCGCGTTGATGTGGCCGCTGTGAATGACGCTCCCGTCGCCGATATCGGCGACGATTATGTGTTAGGGGATCGGGCCATGATCCAGCTTGACGCTAGTGGAAGTTCTGACGTCGAGCAGTCCGCCGGCTCTTTGACCTATTTGTGGGACTTTGATAACGACGGCCAATACGATGATGCAGTCGGTGTGCGTCCAGACTTTAGTGCCGCGTACTTAAACGGGAATAGCAATGCTGTGGTGCGGGTAAAGGTCGTTGACAATGAAGGCGCTTACGATACCGATGTCGTGCGAGTGTATGGAGAGGACACCGCGGTGCTGCGGATTCGCGGCGACTACGACGGAGTGGTCGGACAGCGACGTGTGATTTCGCTGAAACTCTACGGTCCGACCGTCACGGATCAGCAATATACTTATACGGTCGATTGGGGTGACGGCAGCAAACAGCGGGTTGTGACCGGCATCTCTGGATTGTCGATCAGTAAAATCTACAACAAGACCGGGACATACACGATCACCGCGACGGCTGTGAGCAACGAGACCGGATTGAATACGTCCTACGCTCGCAACATCCGAATTGGCACGGTGCAACAGCAAGGGGACGATTTTGCCGTGACCGGGACCAACGCCCGGGACGAATTCCGCGTGGTGACTCTCGCCGGGACCGATCGTGTGGAGATCTTCCGCAACCGGATTTCGTTGGGCGTGCACACGGTCCCTGGCACGATCTATGCCATTGGCATGGGAGGCGATGATTGGTTCCGTGGCGATCGTGGGACCTATGACGTCTACTTCGACGGCGGCAGCGGCAACAACGTCTCTTACACCTATTATGGCGACGACACGATCCTCGGTCGTGATGGCAATGATCGCGTTTATGACTACGGTGGAGACAACCAAGTCTCAGTCGGCAACGGGAATAACTTTGTTAAAACCAATGTTGGTGACGATTACGTGATGACCGGATACGGCGACGATCGAATCATCGACTTCGGCGGCAATAATGAGATCTATGCCGGCGATGGCGACAATGCCATCGATACCCGCAAAGGGAATGATCTGATCGTTACCGGGTCGGGCCAGGATGAGGTCAATGACCTCGGTGGCAACAACTATATTGAAGTTGGTAACGGAAGTAACGTGGTCTCTGCGGGCATTGGTAGCGACACGATTCTGGGTGGTGATCAAGACGATAGCTTCCGCGACGACGGTGGTTTGAATTACATCTTCACGTTTGCCGGGAACGATTTTATCGTTGCTTTCGGTACGAGCTATGTGAACTCCGGACTGGGGAGCGATTTTGTGTTCGCCAGCAACGTGCTGGACGATGAAGACGACCTGTTCGACTTGTTGGCCAGAGCCCGCTAA